In Pelosinus sp. UFO1, one genomic interval encodes:
- a CDS encoding alpha/beta hydrolase, translating to MKIKCFRWYMLFILGLFICNASIGCANPQNSSQLSIGAGTFTMPETTGVNQEDLRVFYYRPSGWTPEKEIVIVLHGVQRNAEEYRNEWKKYADDYNLLVICPDFSESKYPGVGYYNVGNVMNTDNENGKLQPREQWIFSVIDRVFNELHARSGATTDTFTLFGHSAGAQFVHRYFLFSPESKAKRIISANAGWYTMPDRDIPFPYGLKNIPVTNKDLAKEFAKPVIILLGESDTKTGGVLRQTLLAAREGSNRFERGNKFFSMAKNEAETLGVPFNWKLITVPGVGHSDAKMAAAAAKLIGNGQL from the coding sequence TTGAAAATAAAGTGTTTCAGGTGGTACATGCTATTCATTCTCGGTCTTTTTATTTGTAATGCATCAATTGGATGTGCCAATCCGCAGAACTCTAGTCAATTGAGTATTGGGGCAGGAACGTTTACTATGCCCGAAACTACAGGTGTGAATCAGGAGGACTTACGGGTATTTTATTATCGTCCATCAGGGTGGACACCAGAAAAAGAAATTGTAATTGTTTTGCATGGTGTGCAACGCAATGCTGAAGAGTATCGGAATGAATGGAAGAAGTATGCAGATGATTATAACTTACTTGTGATTTGCCCTGATTTTTCAGAAAGTAAATATCCTGGAGTAGGTTACTATAATGTGGGTAATGTGATGAATACTGACAATGAGAATGGGAAATTACAACCACGTGAACAATGGATATTTTCGGTAATTGATCGTGTATTTAATGAGTTGCATGCCCGGTCTGGTGCAACTACCGATACTTTCACTCTCTTCGGACATTCTGCGGGGGCGCAATTTGTGCATCGATATTTTCTTTTTTCCCCGGAATCAAAAGCAAAGAGAATTATTTCAGCAAATGCTGGCTGGTATACCATGCCTGATAGGGATATTCCTTTTCCTTATGGACTCAAAAATATACCCGTGACAAATAAAGATTTGGCAAAAGAGTTTGCTAAGCCAGTGATTATTTTATTAGGTGAGAGCGATACCAAGACAGGGGGAGTTCTCAGGCAAACTCTTTTGGCAGCGAGGGAAGGCAGCAATCGTTTTGAACGGGGGAATAAGTTTTTTTCTATGGCGAAAAATGAGGCTGAAACATTGGGAGTACCTTTTAATTGGAAGTTGATTACTGTACCTGGTGTGGGGCACAGTGACGCTAAAATGGCAGCTGCAGCAGCAAAGCTGATAGGGAATGGACAACTATGA
- a CDS encoding EVE domain-containing protein, which produces MAYWLAKTEPESFSYGDLEKLGRDRWNGVKNFAALKHMKKMQPGDLVFIYHTGKEKSIIGVAEVVTQAYPDPNETDNRFVIVDVEPRYRLERALTLKEIKLNPIFQDWQLVRQSRLSVMPVSEEHWQLLHNIAKEPSQ; this is translated from the coding sequence ATGGCTTACTGGCTTGCCAAAACCGAACCAGAAAGTTTCAGCTATGGAGACCTTGAAAAATTAGGACGTGACCGCTGGAATGGCGTGAAAAATTTTGCAGCGTTAAAGCATATGAAAAAAATGCAGCCTGGTGACTTAGTTTTTATTTATCATACAGGCAAAGAAAAATCCATCATCGGAGTCGCTGAAGTCGTAACACAAGCTTATCCTGATCCTAATGAGACTGACAATCGATTTGTCATCGTAGATGTGGAGCCTCGTTATCGTTTAGAAAGAGCCCTAACACTAAAAGAAATCAAACTCAACCCCATCTTTCAAGATTGGCAGCTGGTTCGCCAATCACGACTTTCTGTTATGCCTGTATCAGAAGAACATTGGCAATTGCTACATAATATCGCCAAGGAACCATCTCAGTGA
- a CDS encoding uracil-DNA glycosylase — translation MITFKNDWQDLLKEEFQKEYYLNLRQFLIKEYQTKTVYPNKYDIFNALHYTAYKDVKVVILGQDPYHGPNQAHGLSFSVKPGIQSPPSLQNIYKELKDDLGCYIPNHGYLKKWTEQGVLLLNTVLTVVEGQANSHSKLGWEQVTDKIITLLNERKEPIVFILWGNNAQSKTSLITNENHYIIKSVHPSPLSASRGFFKSKPFSKTNTMLTSMGQTPIDWQIDNLK, via the coding sequence ATGATAACATTTAAAAATGATTGGCAGGACTTACTAAAAGAAGAGTTTCAAAAAGAATATTATTTAAATTTGCGGCAATTTTTAATTAAAGAATACCAAACAAAGACTGTTTATCCTAATAAATATGATATCTTTAATGCTCTGCATTATACGGCTTATAAAGATGTTAAAGTAGTAATATTAGGTCAAGATCCATACCATGGGCCAAATCAGGCTCATGGACTTAGCTTTTCCGTAAAACCAGGTATTCAGTCTCCGCCATCCCTACAGAATATTTACAAAGAGTTAAAAGATGATTTAGGATGTTATATTCCGAATCATGGCTATCTGAAAAAATGGACAGAGCAGGGAGTTCTTTTATTAAATACTGTTCTTACGGTCGTAGAGGGACAGGCAAACTCTCATAGCAAATTAGGATGGGAGCAGGTAACTGATAAAATAATTACTTTGTTAAATGAGAGAAAAGAGCCTATTGTTTTTATTCTATGGGGAAATAATGCACAATCCAAGACCAGTTTAATAACCAATGAAAATCACTACATTATTAAGTCGGTTCATCCCAGTCCCTTATCAGCAAGCAGAGGCTTTTTCAAAAGTAAGCCTTTTTCCAAAACGAATACAATGTTAACATCCATGGGACAAACTCCGATTGATTGGCAGATTGACAATTTAAAATAA